GGAGCAGCGAGTGCTGTCTgtgcacccctctttcccccccccgcccttgcaGCAGGCAGCCCAGGCACGCCATGGGGTTGCAAAAATTTATTGCAAAGCCGGAGCCGGGATAACCGCGTAGGGCAGCAGCTGTGTGGGTGGGGGAAAGCAGAGCCCAGGGGTGCCAGCACCCGTTacccgcgcggggagggggggagctgcGGCATCGGAGACGAGACTGGGGCCGGCCGGTGCCCCCCCACTTGGTCACGCCTCCTCATGGATGCTCCTCCGGTCCCGCGGGGTCCCGAATCCTGGCCTGGCTGCGGGCGAGAGATGAACGGGGAGGGtcacggcagcgctggggcctggcGGTTGCTCCCAGAGTTGCCTCCGTCCTTGTGTCGAGGAGGTCcccagggaaagggggggggggttcggccccccccggggcgccgtgccgCTCACCTCGCCGTGCCGCTGCCTCTAGGCCAGGCTTCGCTTCAGGGCCTCGGCGACGGCGGCGGGCTCGGGGAACTTGAGCTTGCGGGGCGGCCCCTTACCGATGCCGCTCCACAGCTCCACGGCTGCGggcgacgggggggggggccggggtcagggcggccggggagccgccgccgccccccgccccccccgcccaccccccccccgcccaggccaCTCACTGCTGCCGTCTTCCTTCACCAGGGACACCTCGAAGCTGTTCCTGCGCGGCGGCGCAGGGTTGATCTCCACGGCCAGGTGGGCCACGGCGCCGCGCAGGGCCTCGCTCACCGCCGCCGCGTTGCGCCCGAACACGCGTCAGCTCTTGCTGGGGgaaagacggggggggggggagtcacggagggggggggggatgtgggcaccccccccccagcaccccaagccAGGCGGGCCCCTCACCAGTGCTCGATGACcacgcgggggccggggccgccccgggcccgcTTCTGcggcgcgtccgcgtcccccccggTGTCGGCTTCGGCCTCGGCCGCCTTCTGGGCGCCGCGCTTCTTCCCGCGGGGAGCCATCCTGGGGAGAGGCGGGCGGCTGAGCGCCGGCGGCGTGGGGGGGGAGGCCCCGCTGCGGGGGTCGGGGACGGGGGGGGCCCTAGGGACGGGGATCCCGGGgtcctgctgggggggggagggaaggggggacagggggatcctgctgggggggggcaggcacGGGGCTCCGGAACCCCTCTATGGGAAGGGTTGGGGAGCCCCCCCGGACGCTGCTGTGGGGAACCCCAGGGGCCCTCCGGGAGGGGGCCCCGCTGTgcaggggggcgccggggccgtgggggagggggggaaggggcgcggggagccgcggggccgccgctacCTGCTGCGCCGCGCCGAGCACGTGGTAGCGCGCGGGGAATCGCTGCGGGCTGAACcaccggcccggggggggggggggcggcgcggtggGGGGCACGGGGCACAGGGCCGCCCCGCAGGCCAAGCGGTGTCGGTGGGCCGCGGTAACACCCTCCCCGGACCCCCGCCGCCGCACTGCGGCAGGATCCCCCCGCCGCTTTCCCGGTACAccgcccgcggggcagccggtggggggggggggcggtaacCCCCCCCAGGGGACACAGTGGTTCCGCCCGCCCCCTTCTTCCCGCTGTATGCAGTGAGCGCTGAAGCCCCAGCCAATCACAGCGCGGCGGCCACGCCCCCTCAGTCACGTGacaccc
This is a stretch of genomic DNA from Apteryx mantelli isolate bAptMan1 chromosome 4, bAptMan1.hap1, whole genome shotgun sequence. It encodes these proteins:
- the SELENOH gene encoding selenoprotein H — translated: MAPRGKKRGAQKAAEAEADTGGDADAPQKRARGGPGPRVVIEHCKSURVFGRNAAAVSEALRGAVAHLAVEINPAPPRRNSFEVSLVKEDGSTVELWSGIGKGPPRKLKFPEPAAVAEALKRSLA